In one window of Lewinella sp. 4G2 DNA:
- the rfbB gene encoding dTDP-glucose 4,6-dehydratase, which yields MSQLEKTILVTGGAGFIGNHVVRRLVKNYPHYKVINLDALTYAGNLENVADVADAPNYSFVKADITELEEVRGVFAVYNPDIIIHLAAESHVDRSIEDPLVFVKTNLMGTATLLQAAKEVWNGQYDGKLFYHVSTDEVYGSLGETGFFVETTPYDPRSPYSASKAGSDHLVRAWGHTYGMPIVLSNCSNNYGPYQFPEKLLPLFINNIKHLKPLPVYGKGINVRDWLYVEDHARAIDVILHEGKHGETYNIGGHNEYRNIDLIHLLCEVMDAKLGRDPGTSAGLITYVTDRAGHDMRYAIDATKLQNELGWTPSLEFREGLEKTIDWYLGNEEWMEQVTSGAYQKYYEKMYGDA from the coding sequence ATGAGCCAACTAGAAAAAACAATCCTCGTAACCGGCGGCGCCGGATTCATCGGTAACCACGTGGTGCGCCGGCTGGTAAAAAACTACCCGCACTACAAAGTCATCAACCTGGATGCCCTCACCTACGCCGGCAACCTGGAAAACGTGGCCGACGTAGCCGATGCGCCCAACTACAGCTTCGTCAAGGCGGACATTACCGAGTTGGAAGAAGTAAGGGGCGTCTTCGCCGTCTACAACCCGGACATCATCATTCACCTCGCCGCAGAGAGCCACGTGGATCGTAGCATTGAGGACCCACTCGTATTCGTCAAGACCAACCTGATGGGGACGGCCACGCTGCTGCAGGCGGCCAAAGAAGTCTGGAACGGCCAGTATGACGGGAAGCTTTTCTACCACGTGAGTACCGATGAGGTTTACGGTTCGCTGGGCGAAACCGGATTCTTTGTGGAAACGACTCCTTACGATCCGCGCAGTCCCTACTCGGCCTCGAAGGCCGGTAGCGACCACCTCGTGCGGGCTTGGGGGCATACTTACGGGATGCCGATCGTACTGAGTAACTGCTCGAATAATTACGGCCCTTACCAGTTTCCCGAAAAATTACTGCCACTCTTCATCAACAACATCAAACACCTGAAACCACTGCCCGTCTACGGCAAAGGCATCAACGTGCGCGACTGGTTGTACGTGGAGGATCACGCGCGGGCCATCGACGTCATCCTGCATGAGGGAAAGCACGGCGAGACCTATAATATTGGTGGCCACAATGAGTACCGCAACATCGACTTAATTCACCTGTTGTGCGAGGTAATGGACGCCAAACTGGGGCGCGACCCGGGCACTAGCGCCGGCCTCATCACCTACGTCACGGACCGCGCGGGGCACGATATGCGTTACGCGATCGATGCGACCAAACTACAGAACGAACTGGGCTGGACGCCGAGTCTGGAGTTCCGGGAAGGGTTGGAGAAGACTATTGATTGGTACTTGGGTAATGAGGAGTGGATGGAGCAGGTTACGTCCGGAGCATATCAGAAGTATTACGAAAAGATGTATGGTGATGCTTAA